DNA from Pseudodesulfovibrio senegalensis:
GCGGCAGCGACGCCGAGCATTTTGCCCGCTGTTTTTCCGCGCCCAACCTGATTCTCGCTCCCATAGACCGGCCCTGGGCCGAGGCCTTGCTCTATTCCACCAACATTCAGCAGAAATACGAAACCCGCGGATGGTTTGAGCGTACGTCGCGCATTGTGGACGCGGGATTGCGGTTCAGCAAATTGTCCACGGCCTTTTCCAATTTTTTCCCGGGCAGCCGCTGGGTGTTGCGCGAATTCGAGGTCAATCCGCTGGTTTTTGACCGGCACGAGCGGTTCTGGGCCATTGACGGCTATGCCGAGTTCGCTCCCCGTGATCCCGGCGTGCTCGAAGAGGCGGGCAGAAAACGCGCGTCCCTGCGTCCCTTTTTCGAGCCGCGCGGCGTTGCCGTGGTGGGGGTCAGCGCAACCAACCCGGCCAGTCCGGGCTCGGTCATCGTGGACAATCTTGTCCGCATGGGGCGCACGGACGTATTTGCCGTGAATCCCCGGGGCGGACAGCTGGAATTGGATAGCGCCACCCTGCCCATGCACACGTCGGTGACGGAATTGCCCGAACCCGTGGAACTGGCGGTTGTGGCGGTTCCGGCCGGGCGCGTGGTTCCGGTCATGGAGGAATGCGCCCGGGCAGGCGTGCGTTGCGTGGTGCTCATACCCGGCGGTTTCGGCGAAACCGGCCGCACCGATGCCGAAACCGACATCAGGCGCATTGCGCGCGATGCGGGCATGCGCGTCATGGGCCCGAACTGCCTCGGCCTCGTATACGGCGCGGGCCACGGACAGCCGGGCATGAACACGTTCTTCATCCCGGAGGAGAAATTCAGCATCCCGGAGCGGGACAAACGCAACGTGGCCATACTGAGCCAGAGTGGTGCCTTGGGCATCATCGAACTGCACCAGCTGCGCAACGCCATTTCACCCAAGGCCATCGTCAGCTACGGCAACCAGCTGGATACGGATCCGGCAGATCTGGTGGGCTATTTTTCCGACGATGACGACGTGGCGGTCATCGCCTGTTATATCGAGGGGTTCAAGCCCGGAGCCGGGGCGCGTTTCTTTGAGGCGGCCTCGCATTGCCCCAAGCCGGTCATTGTGTACAAGGCCGGGCGCACCGAGGCGGGCATGCGCGCGGCACAGTCGCACACGGCCAGCATTGCCGGGGAATACGCCGTGGCCAAGGCGGCCATGAAGCAGGCCGGCGTGGTGGTGGCCGAATCCATGATGGACCATGTGGAGCTGACCAAGACCTTTGCCATGCTCGACGGCGTTCGCGTGAACGATAACCGCGTGGCCGTGATCGCCAATGCCGGGTACGAAAAGACCTATGGAGCGGACAATCTCGGCTCCCTGCGCGTGGCCGAACTGGACGCGGAAACCCTTGCCCGCTTGGGAGAGCGTATTCCCGCCTTTGTGGAGCCGGACCCGCTGCTGGACCTGACACCCATGGCGGACGACGACATGTATCTGGATTGCATGGAAATCATGCTTTCTTCTCCCAGCGTGGACTGTCTGCTGGTGTCCATCGTGCCCCATTCCATGGACCTGAAGACCACGGACCGCGAAATGGAAAGCGAACCCGAGAACATTGCCGTGCGCATGGCCCGGCTGGCTGCGCAATACGGCAAGCCCGTGGCGGTCTCGGTGTGCGTTACAGGCGGAGCGGATGCGGATTACAACCGGCTGGGGCAGACGCTGGAACAGGACGGGGTGCCCACGTTCCTGAACGCCAGCCGCGCCATGCGCTGCCTGGACCAGTTCGTGCGCTATGCCATGAGCCGGTCCACGGGGCGTTATGCCGAGTGGTTGAAGCAGTAAAGCGGGTTTCGGATGCGGTTCAGGGGCGGGGTTTCATGGATCAGCCGTCCATGAGCTCGCGCAACAGGTCCAGCTCCTCGGCCACGGGTGCGCCCTTGCCCTGCCCGGAATGGGCGGCGCGCAGGGCCAACAGCTGGGCAAGGGGGAAATCGCTGCCCCACTGACTGCGGTACTGGGTGAAGCCCATGGTGCGTATGGTCTCCCGGCATTGGGACCAGACCTGATCCGCAACATGCTGTGCCGGAACTTCGCAGCTGATGTTCCAGACCGGATACTTGGCCTCGCCCTTGACCCGGTTGCCGGAGAATCCGACCTCGAGCCGGATGCGGTCTTCTGCAAGGGCGCTGACCTTCCATTCGTACAACCAGCCCTCTCCCAGCCATTCGAAGACGAAATGCGGCATGTCGCCGTTGGCCCAGTTGCCGGTGTCGCCGGTAACGGCGTCGTACAGACAGTCGCACAGGTCGC
Protein-coding regions in this window:
- a CDS encoding acetate--CoA ligase family protein, giving the protein MFRSRLDSTAVEAVEQLLDAAHADGRSMLFEHEVYAVLERLGMSVPEHVLVQGPDDVGADTLARFSSDHVVLKAVAPDMIHKEKAGGVRVVVKDLEYVRYSVERMVSDMAAAGIKARGVLLMQCVDYSQELGNEILLGFRESVAFGPVISFSKGGSDAEHFARCFSAPNLILAPIDRPWAEALLYSTNIQQKYETRGWFERTSRIVDAGLRFSKLSTAFSNFFPGSRWVLREFEVNPLVFDRHERFWAIDGYAEFAPRDPGVLEEAGRKRASLRPFFEPRGVAVVGVSATNPASPGSVIVDNLVRMGRTDVFAVNPRGGQLELDSATLPMHTSVTELPEPVELAVVAVPAGRVVPVMEECARAGVRCVVLIPGGFGETGRTDAETDIRRIARDAGMRVMGPNCLGLVYGAGHGQPGMNTFFIPEEKFSIPERDKRNVAILSQSGALGIIELHQLRNAISPKAIVSYGNQLDTDPADLVGYFSDDDDVAVIACYIEGFKPGAGARFFEAASHCPKPVIVYKAGRTEAGMRAAQSHTASIAGEYAVAKAAMKQAGVVVAESMMDHVELTKTFAMLDGVRVNDNRVAVIANAGYEKTYGADNLGSLRVAELDAETLARLGERIPAFVEPDPLLDLTPMADDDMYLDCMEIMLSSPSVDCLLVSIVPHSMDLKTTDREMESEPENIAVRMARLAAQYGKPVAVSVCVTGGADADYNRLGQTLEQDGVPTFLNASRAMRCLDQFVRYAMSRSTGRYAEWLKQ